The Equus przewalskii isolate Varuska chromosome 8, EquPr2, whole genome shotgun sequence genome has a window encoding:
- the JRK gene encoding jerky protein homolog, which yields MASKQAAGRSPGEKRKRVVLTLKEKIDICTRLEKGESRKALMQEYNVGMSTLYDIKAHKAQLLRFFANSDSNKALEHRRTLHTPKLEHLDRVLYEWFLVKRAEGVPVSGPMLIEKAKDFYEQMQLTEPCVFSGGWLWRFKARHGIKKLDASSEKQMADHQAAEQFCGFFRSLTAEHGLSPEQVYNADETGLFWRCLPNPTLEGGAAPSTKQNKDRLTVLMCANATGSHKIKPLVIGKGSGPRAFRGIQHLPVAYKAQGNAWVDREIFSDWFRHIFAPSVKEHFRTLGLPEDSKAILLLDGSRAHPQESELVSDNIFTIFLPAGVTSLIQPMDQGIRRDFMRHFINPPLTLQGFQPRYNVNDAIVNVACAWNAVPSDVFGRAWGKLWPTGTLAEGSSSEEEPERLRTKPHAQTFAHVLEPGSRLPRGAAAAQGGPAQVAGEGRPAVAGPALAVGSPEQAEEEGEEAAWEQAAVSFDALVRFAERQPCFTAQEAGQLRALRSVFVRQRQEKRRPPAPGAMVKLEVPQDMACSSTAGKN from the coding sequence ATGGCCTCCAAGCAGGCTGCCGGGAGGAGCCCCGGGGAGAAGCGCAAGAGGGTGGTGCTGACCCTGAAGGAGAAGATCGACATCTGCACGCGCCTGGAGAAGGGGGAGAGCAGGAAGGCGCTGATGCAGGAGTACAACGTGGGCATGTCCACCCTGTACGACATCAAGGCCCACAAGGCCCAGCTGCTCCGCTTCTTCGCCAACTCCGACTCCAACAAGGCCCTGGAGCACCGGCGCACCCTGCACACGCCCAAGCTGGAGCACCTCGACCGCGTCCTGTACGAGTGGTTCCTGGTGAAGCGCGCCGAGGGCGTGCCCGTCTCCGGTCCCATGCTCATTGAGAAGGCCAAGGACTTCTACGAGCAAATGCAGTTAACCGAGCCCTGCGTGTTTTCTGGCGGGTGGCTTTGGCGTTTTAAGGCCAGACACGGCATTAAAAAGCTGGACGCGTCCAGCGAAAAGCAGATGGCTGACCACCAAGCGGCCGAGCAGTTCTGTGGGTTTTTCCGGAGCTTAACTGCTGAGCACGGCCTGTCCCCTGAGCAGGTCTACAACGCAGATGAGACCGGCCTATTCTGGCGGTGCTTGCCAAACCCCACCTTGGAAGGCGGGGCTGCACCCAGCACCAAGCAGAACAAGGACAGGCTGACTGTCCTTATGTGTGCCAATGCCACGGGCTCCCATAAGATCAAGCCCCTGGTGATCGGGAAGGGCAGCGGCCCCAGGGCTTTCCGAGGCATCCAGCACCTGCCTGTGGCATACAAGGCCCAGGGGAACGCATGGGTGGACAGGGAGATTTTTTCCGATTGGTTCCGTCACATCTTTGCGCCCTCGGTGAAAGAGCACTTCAGGACCCTGGGCTTGCCCGAAGACAGCAAAGCCATCCTCCTGCTGGACGGCTCCCGGGCCCACCCGCAGGAGTCCGAGTTGGTTTCCGATAACATCTTCACCATCTTCCTGCCCGCCGGCGTGACCTCCTTGATCCAACCCATGGACCAGGGCATTCGGAGGGATTTCATGAGGCATTTCATCAATCCCCCACTCACGCTTCAGGGCTTCCAGCCCCGTTACAACGTGAATGACGCCATTGTCAACGTGGCCTGTGCCTGGAACGCCGTGCCCAGCGACGTATTTGGCCGCGCCTGGGGGAAGCTGTGGCCTACAGGGACACTGGCCGAAGGCTCGTCTTCTGAGGAAGAGCCCGAGCGCCTCAGAACTAAGCCTCATGCCCAGACCTTTGCCCACGTCCTGGAGCCAGGCAGCAGGCTTCCCCGGGGTGCAGCCGCCGCTCAGGGCGGGCCTGCACAGGTGGCTGGAGAGGGGCGACCCGCTGTTGCAGGCCCAGCTCTGGCCGTGGGGAGTCCGGAGCAGGCCGAGGAGGAGGGCGAGGAGGCGGCCTGGGAGCAGGCGGCCGTGTCCTTTGACGCGCTCGTGCGCTTTGCGGAGAGGCAG
- the PSCA gene encoding prostate stem cell antigen: MKAVLLALLLTGLALQPGTALQCYSCTAQVKNQDCQNVQNCTSSETQCRTEYIRAVGLLTVISKGCSSACVDDSQNYYAGEKNVTCCSTDLCNASGAHVLRPAAISLVLLTALGSLLLWGPSQL; this comes from the exons ATGAAGGCTGTCCTCCTCGCCCTGCTGCTCACTGGCTTGGCCCTGCAGCCAG GCACCGCCCTGCAGTGCTACTCCTGCACAGCCCAGGTGAAGAACCAGGACTGCCAGAACGTGCAGAACTGCACCAGCTCCGAGACCCAGTGCCGGACTGAGTACATCC GTGCTGTTGGCCTCCTGACCGTCATCAGCAAGGGGTGCAGCTCGGCCTGTGTGGATGACTCACAGAACTACTATGCAGGCGAGAAGAATGTCACATGCTGCTCCACTGACCTCTGCAACGCCAGCGGGGCCCACGTCCTGCGGCCAGCTGCCATTAGCCTGGTGCTGCTCACTGCTCTTGGCAGCTTGCTGCTCTGGGGCCCTAGCCAGCTGTAG
- the THEM6 gene encoding protein THEM6: MLGLLVALLALALAYFALLDGWYLVRVPCAVLRARLLQPRVRDLLAEQRYAGRVLPSDLDLLLHMNNARYLREADVARAAHLARCGVLGALRALGARAVLAASCARYRRSLHLLEAFEVRTRLLGWDDRAFYLEARFISLRDGFVCALLRSRQHVLGTSPERVVQHLCKRKVESPELPEDLQHWIAYNEASSQLLRAESGLSDVVKDQ; the protein is encoded by the exons ATGCTGGGGCTGCTCGTGGCGTTGCTGGCCCTGGCGCTCGCCTACTTCGCGCTGCTGGACGGCTGGTACCTGGTACGCGTGCCGTGCGCCGTGCTGCGCGCGCGCCTGCTGCAGCCGCGCGTCCGCGATCTGCTGGCCGAGCAGCGCTACGCGGGCCGCGTGCTGCCCTCGGACTTGGACTTGCTGCTGCACATGAACAACGCGCGCTACCTGCGCGAGGCCGACGTGGCGCGCGCCGCGCATCTGGCCCGCTGCGGCGTGCTCGGGGCGCTGCGCGCGCTCGGGGCGCGCGCGGTGCTGGCCGCCTCGTGCGCGCGTTACCGCCGCTCGCTGCACTTGCTGGAGGCTTTCGAGGTGCGCACCCGACTGTTGGGCTGGGACGACCGCGCCTTCTACCTGGAGGCGCGTTTCATCAGCCTGCGTGACGGCTTCGTGTGCGCGCTGCTGCGCTCCCGCCAGCACGTGTTAGGCACCTCGCCGGAGCGTGTCGTGCAGCACTTGTGCAAGCGCAAG GTGGAGTCCCCAGAACTGCCGGAAGACCTCCAGCACTGGATCGCCTACAACGAGGCCAGCAGCCAGCTGCTCCGGGCTGAGAGTGGGCTCAGCGATGTGGTCAAGGACCAGTGA